A genomic region of Papaver somniferum cultivar HN1 chromosome 7, ASM357369v1, whole genome shotgun sequence contains the following coding sequences:
- the LOC113299569 gene encoding probable enoyl-CoA hydratase 1, peroxisomal: protein MDQNPTVAEDLIKVTIESNGIGIITINRPKSLNSLTRAMIVDLAKSVKRLNEDESVKVIILTGSGRAFCSGVDLTAAEDVFKGDVKDKETDPVCQMEICKKPIIGAINGFSVTAGFEISLACDILIASRNAKFMDTHAKFGIFPSWGLSQKLSRMIGPNRAREYSLTAMPITADMAEKWGLVNHVVEPHELMQKTREVAEAIIRNNQELVVKYKSVLNDGFKLDLGHGLALEKERGHEYYSGMTKEQFQNMQKFISGRNKPTSKL from the exons atggatcaaaaccCAACAGTAGCAGAAGATTTAATCAAAgtcacaattgaatcaaatgggATAGGAATCATAACAATCAACAGACCAAAATCATTAAACTCATTAACAAGAGCAATGATAGTTGATTTAGCAAAATCAGTAAAGAGATTAAATGAAGATGAATCTGTTAAAGTAATTATATTAACAGGTTCAGGGAGAGCTTTTTGTTCAGGTGTTGATTTGACTGCTGCTGAAGATGTATTCAAAGGTGATGTAAAAGATAAAGAGACTGATCCTGTTTGTCAGATGGAGATTTGTAAGAAACCTATTATTGGTGCTATTAATGGATTCTCTGTTACTGCTGGTTTTGAGATTTCACTTGCTTGTGATATACTTATTGCTTCCAGAAATGCTAAATTCATGGATACTCATGCTAA ATTTGGGATATTTCCATCATGGGGACTTTCTCAGAAGCTTTCACGGATGATTGGACCAAACAGAGCTCGAGAATATTCATTAACAGCAATGCCTATAACCGCAGACATGGCTGAAAAATGGGGTCTTGTGAACCACGTTGTCGAACCACACGAATTAATGCAGAAAACCCGAGAAGTTGCTGAAGCGATCAttagaaacaatcaggaattggTAGTTAAGTACAAATCTGTTCTCAATGATGGCTTCAAATTGGACTTGGGTCATGGCCTTGCTCTAGAAAAG GAGAGAGGACACGAGTACTACAGTGGAATGACAAAGGAGCAATTCCAGAATATGCAGAAATTCATATCAGGTCGGAACAAGCCTACTTCCAAACTGTAA
- the LOC113295943 gene encoding F-box protein At4g09920-like, with translation MKARKAPLVSDKRDRLSDLPDALIHKILSFIDMRSVIRNNILSKRWRYIWKYLPTLNFNSDDIYQNSFRNLFIKEDEIIDFIDQVLALREKYDIQRLDIVIEHIESKFEDRLYLWILAAVECHVQELSIEICDNQKVDIPDCLFTCSSLTKFELTVNGRHNYGQIFLPDVTDLPRLKYLKLEGLGFKDEELTDEFFLNCPNLESLTIVDTYIEFDICCPNFEEFILEFNDKRSPMTRQSRYGHLISQGKTWCGSNTIKLSAPNLTFLRCKGMISEDNILEDLSSLKTVDIEIKSLEDMYWYYNGVDEEDSGLSAETEEFGKLMVNFLSALRNVKFLTLSHRVLEV, from the coding sequence ATGAAAGCAAGAAAAGCACCATTGGTATctgataaaagagatagacttagTGATTTACCAGATGCCCTTATTCATAAAATCTTATCATTCATTGATATGAGATCTGTAATTCGGAACAACATTTTGTCGAAAAGATGGAGGTATATTTGGAAATATCTTCCTACTTTGAACTTCAATTCGGATGATATATACCAGAATTctttcagaaacttatttataaaaGAGGATGAGATCATAGATTTCATTGATCAGGTATTAGCTCTTCGTGAGAAATATGATATACAGAGACTTGACATTGTTATTGAACATATTGAATCTAAATTTGAAGATCGTCTTTATTTATGGATACTTGCTGCTGTAGAATGTCATGTTCAAGAACTATCTATTGAGATTTGCGATAATCAAAAGGTTGACATTCCTGATTGCCTATTTACTTGTTCATCTTTAACCAAATTCGAATTGACAGTGAATGGTAGGCATAATTATGGGCAAATATTTTTACCTGATGTTACAGATTTACCTAGGCTCAAATATCTGAAGCTTGAGGGACttggatttaaagatgaagaattaACTGATGAGTTCTTCTTGAACTGTCCTAACCTTGAATCGTTGACAATAGTAGATACTTACATTGAGTTTGATATCTGCTGTCCAAATTTCGAAGAGTTTATACTAGAATTTAATGATAAGAGGAGTCCAATGACTAGACAATCAAGATATGGTCATCTTATTTCTCAAGGGAAAACTTGGTGCGGCAGCAATACTATCAAGTTAAGTGCTCCAAATCTAACATTCTTAAGATGCAAAGGTATGATATCCGAGGACAACATCCTAGAGGACCTTTCTTCTCTTAAAActgttgatattgaaatcaagtcATTAGAAGATATGTACTGGTACTATAATGGGGTAGACGAAGAAGATTCAGGGCTTTCTGCAGAGACTGAAGAATTTGGTAAACTTATGGTGAATTTCTTAAGTGCGCTCCGTAATGTGAAGTTTCTAACTCTATCTCATAGAGTCCTTGAGGTATAG
- the LOC113295944 gene encoding uncharacterized protein LOC113295944, producing METQYRLLQKSCSNCQMPPHQLEVFSVSHAGDWRELYISYLRDGVTPANQKDAIKMKQNAKRFVFHEGILWGLDIIGKINPSSSKQHEYIITATEYVTKWVESIPLRGTTGATIAAFIKEYIIFRLGVPKHIITDNGTPFTNKQGNGQVESTNKTLIRILSRTMHDNPREWQEQLPMALWAYRTTPRSSIGVSPYSLVYDADTILPAEIKIPSARIAAASGVHWNEAEALSSRIAELDTLDSERGKTEERAQVYKNRIFRAYDKTVRPHVFKEGDLVLKTAKHIQQGMSAPKFSPKWEGPYVITKAYSTDYYKIVKVDGGKLEAVINGKWLKAYHA from the exons atggaaactcaaTATCGTTTACTTCAAAAGTCTTGCTCTAATTGTCAAATGCCACCGCATCAATTGGAGGTTTTCAGCGTGAGTCatgctggggactggagagagctGTACATTAGCTATCTTCGCGATGGAGTAACTCCTGCTAATCAAAAGGATGCCATCAAGATGAAGCAAAATGCGAAGCGATTCGTATTTCATGAAGGGATCCT ctggggacttgacattatTGGAAAGATCAATCCGTCGTCATCAAAGCAGCACGAGTACATCATAACTGCGACAGAATAtgttaccaaatgggttgaatccATTCCTCTACGAGGGACTACAGGAGCAACAATTGCGGCTTTCATTAAAGAGTACATCATTTTTCGGcttggcgtgcctaaacatatcatcaccgatAACGGAACTCCCTTCACCAACAAACAA GGAAATGGACAAGttgagagcaccaacaaaacactaattcggattctcagtcgaacaatgCATGACAATCCCAGAGAATGGCAAGAACAGCTACCGATGGCGCTATGGGCGTATCGAACAACACCTAGAAGTTctattggagtttctccatattCGCTTGTTTACGACGCAGACACGATcctcccagcagaaatcaagatcccgtcagccaggattgcagcagcaagtgGGGTCCACTGGAATGAAGCTGAAGCGTTGAGCTCCAGGATCGCCGAGTTAGACACTCTAGACTCCGAAAGAGGTAAAACAGAGGAACGCGCTCAGGTGTACAAGAATAGGATCTTCAGGGCATATGACAAGACTGTAAGGCCGCATGTTTTTAAAGAAGGAGATTTGGTCTTAAAGACGGCCAAACACATTCAGCAAGGCATGTCTGCACcaaagttctctccaaaatgggaaggtccttatgTGATTACCAAGGCTTACAGTACCGACTACTACAAGATCGTTAAGGTGGATGGAGGCAAGTTAGAAgcagtcatcaatggaaaatggctcaaggcatatcatgcttga